In Deltaproteobacteria bacterium, a genomic segment contains:
- a CDS encoding nitroreductase family protein, with the protein MMTFHELVQKRRSVREFEDRSVPRPVIEKIIRESCMAPSARNGQPWQFVVIDDGRLIQKLSDESKRNLIGELEDEPGSPLKAYEAYLKDEKSHIFWNAPCLVYIGGSVNVASLSVDCALAAAYFMFSASARGLGTCWVALGSRIKDPGIRREIGMPETFRIIAPVILGYPRRIPAPLPRREPDIIWGSSGE; encoded by the coding sequence ATGATGACCTTTCATGAGCTGGTGCAGAAACGGCGTTCGGTGCGGGAATTCGAGGACCGCAGTGTCCCCCGCCCGGTGATCGAAAAAATAATCCGTGAAAGCTGTATGGCGCCGAGCGCACGGAACGGACAGCCCTGGCAGTTCGTCGTCATCGATGACGGGCGGCTCATTCAAAAACTTTCCGATGAGAGCAAAAGGAATCTCATCGGGGAACTTGAAGATGAGCCCGGCTCACCGTTGAAAGCCTATGAGGCTTATCTGAAAGACGAGAAGTCGCATATCTTCTGGAACGCCCCCTGTCTCGTATATATCGGGGGTTCCGTTAACGTCGCATCACTGAGCGTGGACTGCGCCCTTGCCGCCGCCTATTTCATGTTTTCGGCAAGCGCCCGGGGACTCGGGACCTGCTGGGTCGCGCTGGGCTCACGTATCAAAGATCCCGGCATCCGGCGGGAGATCGGCATGCCCGAAACATTCCGCATCATTGCCCCGGTCATCCTGGGGTATCCCCGGCGCATTCCCGCTCCGTTGCCGCGGCGGGAGCCGGATATCATATGGGGTTCGTCGGGTGAGTGA